In Brassica rapa cultivar Chiifu-401-42 chromosome A06, CAAS_Brap_v3.01, whole genome shotgun sequence, a single window of DNA contains:
- the LOC103872865 gene encoding epidermal growth factor receptor substrate 15-like 1 isoform X2 gives MRIWSLSDRSRSGFLGRQDFYNSLRLVTVAQSKRDLTPEIVNAALNTPAAAKIPPPKINLAAIPAPAPAPQPNPAATTARPVGSTGHQNVGFRGPGAPNANLNQNYFPPQQNQQVRPNQGVSGMTSLRPTAAGPEHRPSALPGQFQPVPAGSVSRPPQAVPTGAPGPGSSPFNLNNLYAGNTSGYSSGFGGGSLAAPSPGVRPESQVDARALVVSGNGGDMFSSFQQKQEPTLSNSSISSAIVPASAGTQPPVKPNALDSLQNTFSMLPSGNQPQQPRPAASSQQPRPASSLQPPAVSSQGPSSGLPHASSVGSGHSVPAGNNQPPWPKMKPSDVQKYTKVFMGVDTDRDGKITGEQARNLFLSWRLPREVLKHVWELSDQDNDTMLSLREFCISLYLMERYREGRPLPTSLPSSIMYDETLLSISGAPSHGYANAGWGAGQGFVQQPVMGARPNNPQTGMRPPVPHPGSGIAPNQQRNQAPALDDPFASHLGNGHSASSNLQETATDGEKVEEKKNAYMDSREKLEYYRTKMQDIVLYKSRCDNRLNEISERASADKREAETLAKKYEEKYKQVAVLGSKLTIEEARFREIEGRKMELSQAIVNMEQGGSADGLLQVRADRIQSDLEELMKALTERCKKHGLEVKSKALVDLPAGWQPGIQEGAALWDEEWDKFEDEGFGNEITFDKSKEQNSSGEKENGTVDDGTGPPDSPTHLDENYGPFSETSERHHESEDDSGRSPRDSPVSRTGTEIPSPDSHGKNSEFFDDSNWASAFDTNDDVDSVWGFDASKSQDGDYFGSGGDFGGNSARVDSPTSRSFGGQRKSTYAFDDSVPSTPLSRFGNSPPRFSDASARDSNFDSFSRFDSFNASEAGAGFSSSQPERLSRFDSINSSKDFGGAAFSRFDSINSSRDFGGPSLSRFDSMNSTKDHGYSFDDADPFGSTGPFKVSSDDQSPKKKSDNWNSF, from the exons atgagA ATATGGTCGCTATCTGATCGGTCACGCAGTGGTTTCCTTGGTCGGCAAGACTTCTATAATTCTCTGAGGCTTGTGACAGTAGCACAGAGCAAGAGAGACCTGACACCTGAGATTGTTAATGCAGCACTCAATACTCCCGCCGCTGCCAAAATACCACCGCCCAAAATTAACCTCGCAGCTATTCCTGCACCTGCACCTGCACCCCAACCTAATCCTGCTGCGACCACAGCTCGTCCGGTTGGCTCAACAGGTCATCAAAATGTGGGGTTTAGAGGACCAGGGGCTCCAAATGCGAATCTCAACCAGAATTATTTTCCACCTCAACAAAACCAGCAAGTGAGACCAAATCAAGGTGTCTCTGGGATGACTTCGCTTAGACCAACTGCTGCTGGTCCAGAACATAGACCAAGTGCCTTACCAGGTCAATTTCAACCAGTTCCTGCTGGTAGTGTTAGTCGTCCTCCTCAGGCTGTTCCCACCGGTGCACCTGGTCCTGGTAGTTCACCGTTTAATCTTAATAACTTGTATGCTGGAAACACCAGCGGATACTCTTCAGGCTTTGGAGGGGGTAGCTTAGCAGCACCTTCTCCTGGCGTAAGACCAGAGTCACAAGTTGATGCGAGAGCGCTGGTTGTATCTGGAAATGGAGGTGACATGTTTTCCTCCTTCCAGCAAAAACAAGAACCCACTCTGAGTAATTCTTCAATCAGTTCAGCTATTGTTCCTGCTTCTGCTGGAACCCAACCTCCAGTAAAGCCTAATGCTCTCGACTCCCTACAGAATACTTTCTCAATGCTGCCTTCAGGAAATCAGCCTCAGCAGCCAAGGCCAGCAGCCAGCTCACAGCAGCCAAGGCCAGCATCAAGCTTACAGCCGCCTGCAGTGTCTTCTCAAGGTCCATCCTCCGGTTTGCCACATGCAAGTTCAGTTGGATCTGGCCATTCAGTTCCTGCTGGAAATAATCAGCCTCCGTGGCCCAAAATGAAACCATCCGATGTCCAAAAATACACAAAGGTATTTATGGGAGTTGATACTGACAGGGATGGAAAAATAACTGGTGAGCAGGCAAGGAATCTGTTTTTAAGCTGGAGGCTACCTAGGG AGGTATTGAAGCATGTGTGGGAGTTATCTGATCAGGATAATGATACTATGCTTTCTCTGAGGGAGTTTTGCATTTCATTGTATTTGATGGAGCGGTATAGAGAAGGCCGTCCTCTCCCAACATCACTTCCTAGCAGCATCATGTATGATGAGACACTGTTATCTATCTCAGGTGCACCTAGTCATGGTTATGCAAATGCTGGATGGGGAGCTGGTCAAG GTTTTGTACAGCAGCCAGTGATGGGTGCACGGCCAAATAATCCGCAGACTGGCATGAGACCACCAGTCCCGCACCCTGGCAGTGGTATAGCACCTAATCAGCAAAGGAATCAAGCGCCAGCTTTGGATGATCCTTTTGCCAGTCACCTAGGTAACGGGCATTCTGCGAGCTCAAATCTTCAAGAAACAGCAACTGATGGCGAAAAG gttgaagaaaagaaaaatgcaTATATGGACTCCAGGGAGAAGCTTGAATATTACCGAACAAAAATGCAGGATATT GTCTTGTACAAAAGCAGGTGCGACAATAGATTAAATGAGATCTCTGAAAGGGCTTCAGCTGACAAGCGTGAG GCTGAAACGCTGGCAAAGAAGTACGAGGAGAAGTATAAACAGGTTGCAGTATTAGGGTCAAAATTAACTATTGAAGAGGCCAGGTTCCGCGAGATTGAG GGGAGGAAGATGGAGCTGAGTCAAGCAATTGTGAACATGGAGCAAGGTGGCAGTGCTGATGGTCTACTTCAG GTCCGGGCTGACAGGATACAATCAGATCTAGAGGAGCTGATGAAGGCTTTAACTGAACGCTGCAAGAAACATGGGTTGGAGGTTAAGTCGAAGGCCCTTGTAGACCTCCCAGCTG GCTGGCAACCTGGAATTCAAGAAGGGGCAGCTCTTTGGGATGAAGAATGGGATAAGTTTGAAGATGAAG GATTTGGCAATGAGATTACTTTTGACAAATCAAAAGAGCAAAACTCGTCTGGCGAGAAGGAAAACGGAACGGTGGATGATGGTACTGGACCACCTGATTCACCAACTCATTTGGATGAGAATTATGGACCTTTTTCAGAAACCTCAGAGCGCCACCATGAGAGTGAAGATGATTCAGGCAGAAGTCCTAGGGACAGTCCTGTATCTAGGACTGGTACTGAGATCCCTTCTCCAGATTCTCATGGGAAAAATTCTGAGTTCTTTGATGACTCGAACTGGGCAAGTGCATTTGATACTAACGATGATGTGGATTCAGTCTGGGGTTTTGATGCATCAAAAAGCCAG GATGGAGATTACTTTGGATCTGGTGGCGATTTTGGTGGAAACTCAGCAAGAGTAGATTCTCCAACTTCAAGAAGTTTCGGCGGTCAGAGAAAGAGCACATATGCATTTGATGATTCAGTTCCCAGCACTCCACTCTCGAGATTCGGCAACTCTCCTCCTCGCTTCAGCGACGCATCAGCCAGAGACAGCAACTTTGATAGCTTCTCCAGATTCGACTCCTTCAACGCCAGTGAAGCTGGGGCAGGTTTTTCCTCCTCCCAGCCTGAGAGACTGTCGCGGTTTGATTCCATAAACAGCTCAAAAGACTTTGGTGGAGCTGCATTCTCCAGGTTCGATTCAATCAACAGTAGCAGAGACTTTGGTGGTCCCTCGCTTTCAAGATTCGACTCCATGAATAGCACAAAGGATCATGGATACTCGTTTGATGATGCAGACCCGTTTGGTTCCACAGGTCCCTTCAAAGTCTCCTCTGATGATCAAAGCCCCAAGAAAAAGTCAGATAACTGGAATTCCTTCTAG
- the LOC103872865 gene encoding epidermal growth factor receptor substrate 15-like 1 isoform X1 — protein sequence MAGQNPNMDQFEAYFKRADLDGDGRISGAEAVGFFQGSGLPKQVLAQIWSLSDRSRSGFLGRQDFYNSLRLVTVAQSKRDLTPEIVNAALNTPAAAKIPPPKINLAAIPAPAPAPQPNPAATTARPVGSTGHQNVGFRGPGAPNANLNQNYFPPQQNQQVRPNQGVSGMTSLRPTAAGPEHRPSALPGQFQPVPAGSVSRPPQAVPTGAPGPGSSPFNLNNLYAGNTSGYSSGFGGGSLAAPSPGVRPESQVDARALVVSGNGGDMFSSFQQKQEPTLSNSSISSAIVPASAGTQPPVKPNALDSLQNTFSMLPSGNQPQQPRPAASSQQPRPASSLQPPAVSSQGPSSGLPHASSVGSGHSVPAGNNQPPWPKMKPSDVQKYTKVFMGVDTDRDGKITGEQARNLFLSWRLPREVLKHVWELSDQDNDTMLSLREFCISLYLMERYREGRPLPTSLPSSIMYDETLLSISGAPSHGYANAGWGAGQGFVQQPVMGARPNNPQTGMRPPVPHPGSGIAPNQQRNQAPALDDPFASHLGNGHSASSNLQETATDGEKVEEKKNAYMDSREKLEYYRTKMQDIVLYKSRCDNRLNEISERASADKREAETLAKKYEEKYKQVAVLGSKLTIEEARFREIEGRKMELSQAIVNMEQGGSADGLLQVRADRIQSDLEELMKALTERCKKHGLEVKSKALVDLPAGWQPGIQEGAALWDEEWDKFEDEGFGNEITFDKSKEQNSSGEKENGTVDDGTGPPDSPTHLDENYGPFSETSERHHESEDDSGRSPRDSPVSRTGTEIPSPDSHGKNSEFFDDSNWASAFDTNDDVDSVWGFDASKSQDGDYFGSGGDFGGNSARVDSPTSRSFGGQRKSTYAFDDSVPSTPLSRFGNSPPRFSDASARDSNFDSFSRFDSFNASEAGAGFSSSQPERLSRFDSINSSKDFGGAAFSRFDSINSSRDFGGPSLSRFDSMNSTKDHGYSFDDADPFGSTGPFKVSSDDQSPKKKSDNWNSF from the exons ATATGGTCGCTATCTGATCGGTCACGCAGTGGTTTCCTTGGTCGGCAAGACTTCTATAATTCTCTGAGGCTTGTGACAGTAGCACAGAGCAAGAGAGACCTGACACCTGAGATTGTTAATGCAGCACTCAATACTCCCGCCGCTGCCAAAATACCACCGCCCAAAATTAACCTCGCAGCTATTCCTGCACCTGCACCTGCACCCCAACCTAATCCTGCTGCGACCACAGCTCGTCCGGTTGGCTCAACAGGTCATCAAAATGTGGGGTTTAGAGGACCAGGGGCTCCAAATGCGAATCTCAACCAGAATTATTTTCCACCTCAACAAAACCAGCAAGTGAGACCAAATCAAGGTGTCTCTGGGATGACTTCGCTTAGACCAACTGCTGCTGGTCCAGAACATAGACCAAGTGCCTTACCAGGTCAATTTCAACCAGTTCCTGCTGGTAGTGTTAGTCGTCCTCCTCAGGCTGTTCCCACCGGTGCACCTGGTCCTGGTAGTTCACCGTTTAATCTTAATAACTTGTATGCTGGAAACACCAGCGGATACTCTTCAGGCTTTGGAGGGGGTAGCTTAGCAGCACCTTCTCCTGGCGTAAGACCAGAGTCACAAGTTGATGCGAGAGCGCTGGTTGTATCTGGAAATGGAGGTGACATGTTTTCCTCCTTCCAGCAAAAACAAGAACCCACTCTGAGTAATTCTTCAATCAGTTCAGCTATTGTTCCTGCTTCTGCTGGAACCCAACCTCCAGTAAAGCCTAATGCTCTCGACTCCCTACAGAATACTTTCTCAATGCTGCCTTCAGGAAATCAGCCTCAGCAGCCAAGGCCAGCAGCCAGCTCACAGCAGCCAAGGCCAGCATCAAGCTTACAGCCGCCTGCAGTGTCTTCTCAAGGTCCATCCTCCGGTTTGCCACATGCAAGTTCAGTTGGATCTGGCCATTCAGTTCCTGCTGGAAATAATCAGCCTCCGTGGCCCAAAATGAAACCATCCGATGTCCAAAAATACACAAAGGTATTTATGGGAGTTGATACTGACAGGGATGGAAAAATAACTGGTGAGCAGGCAAGGAATCTGTTTTTAAGCTGGAGGCTACCTAGGG AGGTATTGAAGCATGTGTGGGAGTTATCTGATCAGGATAATGATACTATGCTTTCTCTGAGGGAGTTTTGCATTTCATTGTATTTGATGGAGCGGTATAGAGAAGGCCGTCCTCTCCCAACATCACTTCCTAGCAGCATCATGTATGATGAGACACTGTTATCTATCTCAGGTGCACCTAGTCATGGTTATGCAAATGCTGGATGGGGAGCTGGTCAAG GTTTTGTACAGCAGCCAGTGATGGGTGCACGGCCAAATAATCCGCAGACTGGCATGAGACCACCAGTCCCGCACCCTGGCAGTGGTATAGCACCTAATCAGCAAAGGAATCAAGCGCCAGCTTTGGATGATCCTTTTGCCAGTCACCTAGGTAACGGGCATTCTGCGAGCTCAAATCTTCAAGAAACAGCAACTGATGGCGAAAAG gttgaagaaaagaaaaatgcaTATATGGACTCCAGGGAGAAGCTTGAATATTACCGAACAAAAATGCAGGATATT GTCTTGTACAAAAGCAGGTGCGACAATAGATTAAATGAGATCTCTGAAAGGGCTTCAGCTGACAAGCGTGAG GCTGAAACGCTGGCAAAGAAGTACGAGGAGAAGTATAAACAGGTTGCAGTATTAGGGTCAAAATTAACTATTGAAGAGGCCAGGTTCCGCGAGATTGAG GGGAGGAAGATGGAGCTGAGTCAAGCAATTGTGAACATGGAGCAAGGTGGCAGTGCTGATGGTCTACTTCAG GTCCGGGCTGACAGGATACAATCAGATCTAGAGGAGCTGATGAAGGCTTTAACTGAACGCTGCAAGAAACATGGGTTGGAGGTTAAGTCGAAGGCCCTTGTAGACCTCCCAGCTG GCTGGCAACCTGGAATTCAAGAAGGGGCAGCTCTTTGGGATGAAGAATGGGATAAGTTTGAAGATGAAG GATTTGGCAATGAGATTACTTTTGACAAATCAAAAGAGCAAAACTCGTCTGGCGAGAAGGAAAACGGAACGGTGGATGATGGTACTGGACCACCTGATTCACCAACTCATTTGGATGAGAATTATGGACCTTTTTCAGAAACCTCAGAGCGCCACCATGAGAGTGAAGATGATTCAGGCAGAAGTCCTAGGGACAGTCCTGTATCTAGGACTGGTACTGAGATCCCTTCTCCAGATTCTCATGGGAAAAATTCTGAGTTCTTTGATGACTCGAACTGGGCAAGTGCATTTGATACTAACGATGATGTGGATTCAGTCTGGGGTTTTGATGCATCAAAAAGCCAG GATGGAGATTACTTTGGATCTGGTGGCGATTTTGGTGGAAACTCAGCAAGAGTAGATTCTCCAACTTCAAGAAGTTTCGGCGGTCAGAGAAAGAGCACATATGCATTTGATGATTCAGTTCCCAGCACTCCACTCTCGAGATTCGGCAACTCTCCTCCTCGCTTCAGCGACGCATCAGCCAGAGACAGCAACTTTGATAGCTTCTCCAGATTCGACTCCTTCAACGCCAGTGAAGCTGGGGCAGGTTTTTCCTCCTCCCAGCCTGAGAGACTGTCGCGGTTTGATTCCATAAACAGCTCAAAAGACTTTGGTGGAGCTGCATTCTCCAGGTTCGATTCAATCAACAGTAGCAGAGACTTTGGTGGTCCCTCGCTTTCAAGATTCGACTCCATGAATAGCACAAAGGATCATGGATACTCGTTTGATGATGCAGACCCGTTTGGTTCCACAGGTCCCTTCAAAGTCTCCTCTGATGATCAAAGCCCCAAGAAAAAGTCAGATAACTGGAATTCCTTCTAG
- the LOC103872866 gene encoding peptidyl-prolyl cis-trans isomerase FKBP18, chloroplastic isoform X2, with protein MATISSLHIRASDHHSRLPRISETDQPRLTNQIVTLPSPISRRDANLVLLGSLPLTSFFVLPPSSSEARERRSRKAIPIEEYSTSPEGLKYYDIEEGKGPVATIGSTAQVHFDCRYRSITAISTRESKLLAGNRSIAQPYEFKVGSTPGKERKREFVDNPNGLFSAQAAPKPPPAMYYITEGMKVGGKRTVIVPPEAGYGQKGMNEIPVRTYKLYMSLELHLS; from the exons atggCTACCATTAGTAGCTTACACATACGTGCATCTGACCATCACTCTCGTCTTCCTCGAATCTCTGAGACAGATCAGCCTCGACTCACAAATCAAATCGTTACTCTTCCGTCTCCTATTTCCAGAAGAGACGCGAATCTTGTACTCCTCGGCTCGCTTCCGTTGACGAGCTTCTTCGTTCTCCCGCCGAGTTCATCGGAGGCGAGAGAGAGACGGAGCAGAAAAGCCATCCCTATCGAGGAGTATTCGACTAGCC CTGAAGGGTTGAAGTACTATGACATTGAGGAAGGTAAAGGTCCAGTAGCCACAATAGGATCTACTGCTCAG GTGCATTTTGATTGCCGGTACAGAAGCATCACTGCAATCTCCACCAGAGAGTCAAAGCTTTTGGCTGGAAACCGTAGTATTGCTCAG CCTTATGAGTTCAAGGTCGGATCTACGCCAGGGAAGGAAAGGAAACGAGAGTTTGTGGATAATCCAAACGGGTTGTTCTCGGCACAGGCTGCACCAAAGCCTCCTCCAGCAATGTATTACATTACTGAAGGAATGAAAGTCGGTGGCAAG AGAACTGTGATAGTTCCTCCTGAAGCTGGTTATGGTCAGAAAGGAATGAACGAGATACCGGTGAGAACCTACAAATTGTATATGAG CCTGGAGCTACATTTGAGTTAA
- the LOC103872866 gene encoding peptidyl-prolyl cis-trans isomerase FKBP18, chloroplastic isoform X1, protein MATISSLHIRASDHHSRLPRISETDQPRLTNQIVTLPSPISRRDANLVLLGSLPLTSFFVLPPSSSEARERRSRKAIPIEEYSTSPEGLKYYDIEEGKGPVATIGSTAQVHFDCRYRSITAISTRESKLLAGNRSIAQPYEFKVGSTPGKERKREFVDNPNGLFSAQAAPKPPPAMYYITEGMKVGGKRTVIVPPEAGYGQKGMNEIPPGATFELNIELLQVTPPVEKEK, encoded by the exons atggCTACCATTAGTAGCTTACACATACGTGCATCTGACCATCACTCTCGTCTTCCTCGAATCTCTGAGACAGATCAGCCTCGACTCACAAATCAAATCGTTACTCTTCCGTCTCCTATTTCCAGAAGAGACGCGAATCTTGTACTCCTCGGCTCGCTTCCGTTGACGAGCTTCTTCGTTCTCCCGCCGAGTTCATCGGAGGCGAGAGAGAGACGGAGCAGAAAAGCCATCCCTATCGAGGAGTATTCGACTAGCC CTGAAGGGTTGAAGTACTATGACATTGAGGAAGGTAAAGGTCCAGTAGCCACAATAGGATCTACTGCTCAG GTGCATTTTGATTGCCGGTACAGAAGCATCACTGCAATCTCCACCAGAGAGTCAAAGCTTTTGGCTGGAAACCGTAGTATTGCTCAG CCTTATGAGTTCAAGGTCGGATCTACGCCAGGGAAGGAAAGGAAACGAGAGTTTGTGGATAATCCAAACGGGTTGTTCTCGGCACAGGCTGCACCAAAGCCTCCTCCAGCAATGTATTACATTACTGAAGGAATGAAAGTCGGTGGCAAG AGAACTGTGATAGTTCCTCCTGAAGCTGGTTATGGTCAGAAAGGAATGAACGAGATACCG CCTGGAGCTACATTTGAGTTAAACATAGAGTTGCTTCAGGTGACTCCCCCAGTAGAGAAAGAGAAGTGA